A single window of Archangium gephyra DNA harbors:
- a CDS encoding citrate lyase holo-[acyl-carrier protein] synthase, which yields MSTALVNRASVRAEEARALDAREQRNKVRQELARNMSGRSIIELALDVPRGTASNEDCQNLFLAGLERLERELGIAPSAMLEDSAGYYGLFVTELPALLARRRASRLEGESAWDRQLGIECYGLAGSLGTTGKVPREAVGGPASR from the coding sequence ATGAGCACAGCCCTGGTGAATCGAGCCTCGGTACGCGCCGAGGAGGCGCGCGCCCTGGATGCACGGGAGCAGCGCAACAAGGTGCGTCAGGAGCTCGCCCGGAACATGTCCGGCCGCTCGATCATCGAGCTGGCCCTGGACGTGCCCCGGGGTACGGCGTCCAACGAGGACTGCCAGAACCTCTTCCTCGCCGGGCTGGAGCGCCTGGAGCGGGAGCTGGGCATTGCCCCATCGGCGATGCTCGAGGACTCGGCGGGCTACTACGGCCTCTTCGTCACGGAGCTGCCCGCGCTGTTGGCGCGCCGCCGGGCCAGCCGCCTCGAGGGCGAATCCGCGTGGGACCGCCAGCTGGGCATCGAGTGCTACGGCCTCGCCGGGAGCCTCGGGACCACGGGCAAGGTGCCTCGCGAGGCGGTGGGCGGCCCGGCGTCCCGGTAG
- a CDS encoding response regulator produces MYELSQRVVLLVEDNADDELMTLRAFRKSGLHNPVVVVRDGAEALDYLFVQGRHANRDPSIRPQVVLLDLHLPRIDGLEVLRRIRANEQTRALPVVVLTSSKEERDLVESYELGVNSFVHKPVDVTAFFEAVRQLGMYWLVLNELPSAAAAPRKTA; encoded by the coding sequence ATGTATGAGCTCAGCCAGCGTGTCGTCCTGCTCGTCGAGGACAATGCCGACGACGAGTTGATGACCCTCCGGGCGTTCCGCAAGAGCGGCCTGCACAACCCGGTGGTGGTGGTGCGGGACGGGGCCGAGGCGCTCGACTACCTCTTCGTGCAGGGAAGGCACGCGAATCGGGATCCCTCCATCCGGCCGCAGGTGGTGCTGTTGGATCTGCACCTGCCGCGCATCGACGGCCTGGAGGTGCTGCGGCGCATCCGCGCCAACGAGCAGACGCGCGCGCTGCCGGTGGTGGTGCTCACCTCCTCCAAGGAGGAGCGCGACCTGGTGGAGAGCTACGAGCTGGGGGTGAACAGCTTCGTCCACAAGCCGGTGGACGTCACCGCCTTCTTCGAGGCGGTGCGGCAGCTGGGCATGTACTGGTTGGTGCTCAACGAGCTGCCGTCCGCGGCCGCCGCCCCCCGCAAGACGGCGTAG
- a CDS encoding OPT family oligopeptide transporter — protein MKPEAAKSEAVRSVAVAATSASNEVPKTAEFQPYITADRTDVAEFTPKAIGIGVLFGVIFGAATVYLALKAGLTVSASIPIAVLAISLLKKLGGSTILENNVVQTIGSAGESIAAGVVFTLPGFLFLSTDSQGSSFFEYWTIFTLALLGGVLGTLMMVPLRRSLIVKEHGNLPYPEGTACASVLIAGEKGGDLAKIAFQGVGFAFVYALLQKIVKLIAETPALVTKQANKYFPSATLNGDITPEYLGVGYIVGPKIAGVLVAGGVLAWLGIIPLLASVVPPDTIAEQLVKLGYLTSLTTAGGPGGWDPATHGFANTATAIYRAYVRQIGAGAVAAGGFITLLKTLPTIVAAFKESIASFKEGAAGAAQKRTERDLPITFVLFGSVGLILTMAALPFLPGSVFGRLLLGILIVVFGFFFVTVASRIVGIIGSSSNPISGMTIATLMATCLIFIGIGWTGDMYQPMALCVGGMVCIAAANAGATSQDLKTGYLVGATPRAQQIGLMIGAVAAAIVIGLTMKLLDTPTEALRAQGVQHMIGTDAFPAPQGTLMATLIKGLLSFNLDWQFVLVGVALSVTMELCGVKSLSFAVGAYLPLSTTAPIFVGGAIKGLSDYMAQRKGEHVEESELGPGNLFSTGLVAGGALAGVVVAILSVNEGVNAAISKLSVEQALHHSVGAAGYDLIGVIAFAIMGFVLYRISRKPAQA, from the coding sequence TTGAAGCCTGAAGCAGCCAAGTCCGAGGCGGTTCGGAGCGTCGCCGTCGCGGCCACCTCCGCCTCGAACGAAGTCCCCAAGACAGCGGAGTTCCAGCCCTACATCACCGCCGACCGCACCGACGTCGCCGAGTTCACGCCCAAGGCCATCGGCATCGGCGTGCTCTTCGGCGTCATCTTCGGCGCCGCCACGGTGTACCTGGCCCTGAAGGCGGGCCTGACGGTCTCCGCCTCCATCCCCATCGCGGTGCTCGCCATCTCCCTGCTCAAGAAGCTGGGGGGCTCGACGATCCTCGAGAACAACGTGGTGCAGACCATCGGCTCGGCGGGCGAGTCCATCGCCGCGGGCGTGGTCTTCACCCTGCCCGGCTTCCTCTTCCTGAGCACCGACAGCCAGGGCTCCAGCTTCTTCGAGTACTGGACCATCTTCACCCTGGCGCTGCTGGGCGGCGTGCTCGGCACGCTGATGATGGTGCCGCTGCGCCGCTCGCTCATCGTGAAGGAGCACGGCAACCTGCCCTACCCCGAGGGCACGGCGTGCGCCTCGGTGCTCATCGCCGGTGAGAAGGGCGGAGACCTGGCGAAGATCGCCTTCCAGGGCGTGGGCTTCGCCTTCGTGTACGCGCTGCTGCAGAAGATCGTGAAGCTCATCGCCGAGACGCCGGCGCTGGTGACGAAGCAGGCCAACAAGTACTTCCCGTCCGCCACGCTCAATGGCGACATCACCCCCGAGTACCTGGGCGTGGGCTACATCGTCGGCCCCAAGATCGCTGGCGTGCTGGTGGCCGGTGGCGTGCTGGCGTGGCTGGGCATCATCCCGCTGCTGGCCTCGGTGGTTCCGCCGGACACCATCGCGGAGCAGCTGGTGAAGCTGGGCTACCTGACGAGCCTCACCACGGCCGGTGGCCCGGGCGGGTGGGATCCGGCGACGCACGGCTTCGCCAACACGGCCACGGCCATCTACCGCGCGTACGTGCGGCAGATCGGCGCGGGCGCGGTGGCCGCGGGCGGCTTCATCACGCTGCTCAAGACGCTGCCCACCATCGTCGCGGCCTTCAAGGAGAGCATCGCGTCCTTCAAGGAGGGCGCCGCGGGCGCCGCGCAGAAGCGCACCGAGCGCGACCTGCCCATCACCTTCGTGCTCTTCGGCAGCGTGGGCCTCATCCTCACGATGGCCGCCCTGCCCTTCCTGCCGGGCAGCGTCTTCGGCCGGCTGCTGCTGGGCATCCTCATCGTGGTGTTCGGCTTCTTCTTCGTGACGGTGGCCTCGCGCATCGTGGGCATCATCGGCTCGTCGTCCAACCCCATCTCCGGCATGACGATCGCCACGCTGATGGCCACCTGCCTCATCTTCATCGGCATCGGCTGGACGGGTGACATGTACCAGCCCATGGCGCTGTGCGTGGGCGGCATGGTGTGCATCGCCGCGGCCAACGCGGGCGCCACCTCGCAGGACCTGAAGACGGGCTACCTGGTGGGCGCCACCCCGAGGGCGCAGCAGATCGGCCTCATGATTGGCGCGGTGGCCGCGGCCATCGTCATCGGCCTCACCATGAAGCTGCTGGACACGCCCACCGAGGCGCTGCGGGCCCAGGGCGTGCAGCACATGATCGGCACGGACGCCTTCCCCGCCCCGCAGGGCACGCTGATGGCCACCCTCATCAAGGGCCTGCTGTCCTTCAACCTCGACTGGCAGTTCGTGCTGGTGGGCGTGGCCCTGTCGGTGACGATGGAGCTGTGCGGCGTCAAGTCGCTGTCCTTCGCCGTGGGCGCCTACCTGCCGCTGTCCACCACCGCCCCCATCTTCGTGGGCGGCGCCATCAAGGGCCTGTCCGACTACATGGCCCAGCGCAAGGGCGAGCACGTGGAGGAGTCCGAGCTCGGGCCCGGCAACCTCTTCTCCACGGGCCTGGTGGCTGGTGGCGCGCTGGCCGGCGTCGTCGTCGCCATCCTCTCGGTGAACGAGGGCGTCAACGCCGCCATCTCCAAGCTGTCCGTGGAGCAGGCCCTGCACCACTCCGTGGGCGCGGCCGGCTATGACCTGATCGGCGTCATCGCCTTCGCCATCATGGGCTTCGTGCTGTACCGCATCTCGCGCAAGCCCGCGCAGGCGTAG
- a CDS encoding NAD(P)/FAD-dependent oxidoreductase — MAGLLSARVLSEHFEKVIILEREQLPEGPEARKNAPQGRHIHALLEAGLTVLDGLFPGLVRELVQEGADLVDLARDAAWLQSGSWKVRYEGGPHSVLVSRPFLEWKVRARVTARPNIEVWQGYAVEELLTDASRTRVTGAKVKGPEGERTLEGGLVVDTSGRGSRAPHWLEALGYGRPEEEQVGIDLGYTSRLYERPAGFDEWKILVVNGRAPEAKRSGFISNVEGGRWIVSLNGYFGDHAPIDDEGFLEFARGLPSPHLYEYIREAKPLTAPVSYKIPTSRWMHYEKMARFPEGFVLLGDTVCALNPVFGQGMTVACLGAKLLGEKVARARTSPGGLHAGLARSFQKELSKIVGLCWFLTTTMDLAYPETRGKRPLGLKAVQWSVQNMIDLTSLDAKSCHAFYEVLHMRKGMEGLLQPGFVAALLAYNLKSLFVPREQRANLTTLPPSPGRGEPPAEPGPRDIAA, encoded by the coding sequence ATGGCGGGACTCTTGAGCGCGCGGGTGCTCTCCGAGCACTTCGAGAAGGTCATCATCCTGGAGAGGGAGCAGCTGCCGGAAGGCCCGGAGGCGCGCAAGAACGCTCCGCAGGGGCGCCACATCCACGCCCTGCTGGAGGCCGGGCTGACGGTGCTGGATGGCCTGTTCCCCGGGCTGGTGCGGGAGCTGGTGCAGGAGGGGGCGGATCTCGTCGACCTGGCCCGGGACGCCGCCTGGCTCCAGTCGGGCAGCTGGAAGGTCCGCTACGAGGGCGGTCCCCACTCCGTGCTCGTCTCCCGGCCCTTCCTGGAGTGGAAGGTGCGCGCACGCGTCACCGCGCGGCCGAACATCGAGGTGTGGCAGGGCTACGCCGTGGAGGAGCTGCTCACGGACGCCTCGCGCACGCGCGTCACCGGGGCGAAGGTGAAGGGCCCCGAGGGAGAGCGGACGCTCGAGGGCGGGCTGGTGGTGGACACCAGCGGCCGGGGCTCGCGGGCCCCGCACTGGCTGGAGGCGCTGGGCTACGGCCGCCCGGAAGAAGAGCAGGTGGGCATCGACCTGGGCTACACGAGCCGGCTCTACGAGCGCCCCGCGGGCTTCGATGAGTGGAAGATCCTGGTCGTCAACGGCCGTGCCCCCGAGGCGAAGCGCTCGGGCTTCATCTCCAACGTGGAGGGGGGGCGGTGGATCGTCAGCCTCAACGGGTACTTCGGAGACCACGCGCCCATCGATGACGAGGGCTTCCTGGAGTTCGCGCGCGGGCTGCCCTCGCCCCACCTCTATGAGTACATCCGCGAGGCCAAGCCGCTGACCGCGCCCGTCTCGTACAAGATTCCGACGAGCCGCTGGATGCACTACGAGAAGATGGCGCGCTTCCCGGAGGGCTTCGTGCTCCTGGGCGACACCGTCTGCGCGCTCAACCCCGTCTTCGGCCAGGGCATGACGGTCGCCTGCCTGGGCGCGAAGCTGCTCGGGGAGAAGGTGGCCCGGGCGCGCACCTCGCCGGGGGGCCTGCACGCGGGGCTGGCGCGGAGCTTCCAGAAGGAGCTCAGCAAGATCGTCGGCCTGTGCTGGTTCCTCACCACCACCATGGACCTGGCCTACCCGGAGACCCGGGGCAAGCGGCCCCTGGGGCTGAAGGCCGTGCAGTGGTCCGTCCAGAACATGATCGACCTGACCTCGCTGGACGCGAAGTCCTGCCACGCCTTCTACGAGGTGCTGCACATGCGCAAGGGGATGGAGGGGCTGCTGCAGCCGGGCTTCGTCGCGGCGCTGCTGGCCTACAACCTCAAGAGCCTCTTCGTCCCGAGGGAGCAGCGGGCCAACCTCACCACCCTGCCCCCCTCGCCCGGGCGCGGGGAGCCCCCGGCGGAGCCCGGCCCGCGGGACATCGCCGCATAG
- a CDS encoding methyl-accepting chemotaxis protein, whose amino-acid sequence MSNAELKRLVLKFVLEQQLAMLTALGPVAYMITLTLGLPPDQAWFVTWVNFGTLTPVFGVLIPLAIIWFELKNALTPRVDEIPGERLKRILKAPWRIEMGAWLGYGVSCVLWAGWPTVLYGLDPWDVPLTVASFMVLAKVVGIRMALRLERLLRPYALEEFHKYPQARVEDSGFSWPKMRWYLPYCFALFVLATLTVTSIIVYKKTQYGFGELFTNLARLVPATVLTQLRTDVASILGTIVVPVVSVGGFMIFAAAWCAWELARQQSQGTEAVQKSIESIASGRPSLPDWVATDEVGDLSISTASAFERLRTFSSSLSDSASLLGKSAEALNDSHKDQTEALSIQAASLQETQVTAQEIKQTSMVAAQKAEDVLQQAERADQIGRAGEAALEQSLSGMHDIQKQVMDMAQSIRSLDERARQIANITTTVKGLADRSNMLALNAAIEAVRSGEHGKGFSVVAREIRSLADQSIKATYSVQNILQDLSEAIRLTADMTEGGSVKVQGSVQQLQSFGDNIKQLSGIVRDNVSSVRQISAAVTQQNQGIGQIFQAVNDLTQIMDKTMSSLRTSDEAADQMRLVAERVSTFVGEYDWQSRKQRAAGLPPPLPGTGGGEGPSGESVA is encoded by the coding sequence ATGAGCAACGCTGAGTTGAAGCGGCTGGTTCTCAAGTTCGTCCTGGAGCAGCAGTTGGCGATGCTGACTGCGCTGGGGCCCGTGGCGTACATGATCACGCTGACGCTGGGCCTGCCTCCGGACCAGGCCTGGTTCGTCACCTGGGTCAACTTTGGCACGCTGACGCCGGTGTTCGGGGTCCTCATCCCCCTGGCGATCATCTGGTTCGAGCTGAAGAACGCGCTCACGCCCCGCGTGGACGAGATTCCCGGCGAGAGGCTGAAGCGCATCCTCAAGGCCCCCTGGCGCATCGAGATGGGGGCGTGGCTGGGTTACGGCGTGTCGTGCGTGCTGTGGGCCGGCTGGCCCACGGTGCTGTACGGGCTGGACCCCTGGGACGTGCCGCTGACGGTGGCCTCGTTCATGGTGCTGGCCAAGGTGGTGGGCATCCGCATGGCGCTGCGGCTCGAGCGGCTGCTGCGTCCCTACGCGCTCGAGGAGTTCCACAAGTACCCGCAGGCGCGCGTCGAGGACAGCGGGTTCTCGTGGCCCAAGATGCGCTGGTACCTGCCCTACTGCTTCGCCCTCTTCGTGCTCGCCACGCTGACGGTGACGAGCATCATCGTCTACAAGAAGACGCAGTATGGCTTCGGTGAGCTGTTCACCAACCTGGCCCGGCTGGTGCCGGCCACGGTGCTGACGCAGCTGCGCACGGACGTCGCCAGCATCCTGGGCACCATCGTGGTGCCGGTGGTGTCCGTCGGTGGCTTCATGATCTTCGCGGCCGCGTGGTGCGCCTGGGAGCTGGCCCGTCAACAGAGCCAGGGCACCGAGGCCGTGCAGAAGTCCATCGAGTCGATCGCCTCGGGCCGGCCCTCGCTGCCGGACTGGGTGGCCACGGACGAGGTGGGTGACCTGTCCATCTCCACCGCGTCCGCCTTCGAGCGGCTGCGGACGTTCTCCTCCTCGCTGAGTGACTCGGCCTCGCTGCTGGGCAAGTCCGCGGAGGCGCTCAACGACTCGCACAAGGATCAGACGGAGGCGCTCTCCATCCAGGCCGCGTCGCTCCAGGAGACGCAGGTCACCGCGCAGGAAATCAAGCAGACGTCGATGGTGGCCGCCCAGAAGGCGGAGGACGTGCTGCAACAGGCCGAGCGCGCGGATCAGATCGGCCGCGCCGGTGAGGCCGCGCTCGAGCAGAGCCTCTCGGGCATGCACGACATCCAGAAGCAGGTGATGGACATGGCGCAGAGCATCCGCTCCCTGGACGAGCGGGCGCGGCAGATCGCCAACATCACCACCACGGTGAAGGGGCTGGCGGACCGCTCCAACATGCTGGCGCTCAACGCCGCCATCGAGGCGGTGCGCTCGGGCGAGCACGGCAAGGGCTTCAGCGTGGTGGCGCGCGAAATCCGCAGCCTGGCGGACCAGTCCATCAAGGCCACCTACAGCGTGCAGAACATCCTGCAGGACCTGAGCGAGGCCATCCGCCTCACGGCGGACATGACCGAGGGTGGCTCCGTGAAGGTGCAGGGCAGCGTGCAGCAGCTGCAGTCCTTCGGCGACAACATCAAGCAGCTGTCCGGCATCGTGCGCGACAACGTGAGCTCCGTGCGGCAGATCTCCGCCGCCGTCACGCAGCAGAACCAGGGCATCGGGCAGATCTTCCAGGCGGTGAACGACCTGACGCAGATCATGGACAAGACGATGTCGAGCCTGCGCACCAGCGACGAGGCCGCGGACCAGATGCGGCTGGTGGCCGAGCGCGTGAGCACCTTCGTGGGCGAGTACGACTGGCAGAGCCGCAAGCAGCGCGCCGCCGGCCTGCCGCCGCCGCTTCCGGGAACGGGCGGTGGTGAAGGCCCCTCGGGAGAGTCGGTCGC